The Saccharomyces mikatae IFO 1815 strain IFO1815 genome assembly, chromosome: 13 genome has a segment encoding these proteins:
- the ERG12 gene encoding mevalonate kinase (similar to Saccharomyces cerevisiae ERG12 (YMR208W); ancestral locus Anc_8.719), whose product MSLPFLTSAPGKVIIFGEHSAVYNKPAVAASVSALRTYLLISESSTPDTIELDFPDISFNHKWSINDFNAITKDQTNSQKLAKAQQATDGLSHELVNLLDPLLAQLSESFHHHAAFCFLYMFVCLCPHAKNIKFSLKSTLPIGAGLGSSASISVSLALAMAYLGGLVASNDLEKLSENDKHIVNQWAFIGEKCIHGTPSGIDNAVATYGNALLFEKDSHKGTINTNNFKFLDDFPAIPMILTYTRIPRSTKDLVANVRVLVTEKFPEVMRPILDAMGECALQGLEVMTKLSKCTGTDEEATETNNELYEQLLDLIRVNHGLLVSIGVSHPGLELIKNLSDDLRIGSTKLTGAGGGGCSLTLLRRDITQEQINTFKKKLQSDFSYETFETDLGGTGCCLLSAKYLNMNSQVKNQIFELFEDKTTTKQQIDHLLLPGSTKLPWTS is encoded by the coding sequence atgTCATTACCATTCCTTACTTCAGCTCCGGGCAAGGTGATCATTTTTGGTGAACACTCTGCTGTATACAACAAGCCTGCCGTTGCTGCCAGTGTGTCTGCATTGAGGACCTACCTACTAATAAGCGAGTCCTCCACTCCAGACACCATTGAATTAGACTTCCCTGATATCAGCTTCAATCACAAATGGTCCATCAACGATTTCAACGCTATCACCAAGGATCAAACAAACTCCCAAAAATTGGCTAAGGCGCAGCAAGCCACTGATGGTTTATCCCACGAACTCGTTAACCTTTTAGATCCATTGCTGGCTCAATTGTCAGAGTCTTTCCATCACCATGCAGCATTCTGTTTTCTGTACATGTTTGTTTGCTTATGTCCACATGCAAAGAATATTAAGTTCTCATTGAAATCTACTTTACCCATCGGCGCTGGGTTGGGCTCTAGCGCCTCTATTTCCGTGTCTTTAGCATTGGCTATGGCCTACTTGGGTGGGTTGGTTGCGTCTAATGATTTAGAAAAGTTGTCGGAAAACGATAAACATATAGTGAATCAATGGGCCTTTATAGGTGAAAAGTGTATTCATGGTACTCCTTCAGGAATAGACAACGCAGTGGCCACCTACGGGAATGCCTTactatttgaaaaagattcCCACAAGGGAACAATCAACACAAACAACTTTAAATTTCTAGACGATTTCCCAGCCATCCCGATGATTTTAACTTATACTAGAATTCCAAGGTCTACCAAAGACCTAGTGGCTAATGTTCGTGTTTTGGTAACTGAGAAATTCCCTGAAGTTATGAGACCAATATTGGACGCTATGGGTGAATGTGCTTTACAAGGCTTAGAGGTCATGACCAAATTAAGCAAATGCACAGGTACCGATGAAGAGGCTACAGAAACCAATAATGAATTGTATGAACAACTACTTGATCTAATAAGAGTAAATCATGGATTACTTGTCTCTATTGGTGTCTCTCATCCTGGATTAGAACTCATTAAGAATCTAAGCGATGATCTAAGAATTGGTTCCACAAAACTGACTGGTGCTGGTGGAGGCGGTTGCTCATTAACTTTGTTACGCAGAGATATTACTCAAGAACAAATaaatactttcaaaaaaaaacttcaaagtGATTTTAGCTATGAAACATTTGAAACAGATTTGGGTGGTACCGGCTGCTGTTTGTTAAGtgcaaaatatttgaatatGAATTCTCAAGTTAAAAACCAAATTTTCGAATTATTCGAAGACAAAACTACTACGAAGCAACAAATTGACCATTTATTATTACCAGGAAGCACAAAACTACCATGGACCTCATGA
- the SMKI13G3310 gene encoding uncharacterized protein (similar to Saccharomyces cerevisiae YMR209C; ancestral locus Anc_8.722) yields MVSSLASNIILGLVVILMTLLRQNKSLQEWFVSNVEKLLSKKSNQTQEVNVSSPSLKLIRNKEPSSTYQPNFGKIISRIPTLFELKQNLIRLHEYRVRGESYNTLLFQRAKQVDGISEDQLRKLGYFTKLVKNNEGIRENAKIIDKIIEFTLMKLMHSNEGDRVFIEQIEKICREHGYEIKDDQLVQLNQDSVFPIVLSRGSQNTVHEALAHLCRDFSPYYSKERYPLQEFIIDRIRHHVVRPEAMNEKILIVIPGAGVGGLSHCLASNFPHIQVDSIELSALMYICNLFALECKNDVKIRPFIQQYSGQTVLDNQLRSLTADLSKLRQCSNLDSLWGDFTRYSPDAKDYDKIIICSAYFIDTAENVFDYLTSIEALRKYCKELHWINVGPLKYGTKPLVQFTGDELYRLRKIRGWRDLFESYEVDYSEGLNGYLTDYESMYQGYYGLLKFHTVFEGLE; encoded by the coding sequence ATGGTTAGCTCACTGGCATCCAATATAATTTTAGGCCTTGTGGTAATTCTGATGACGCTACTCAGGCAAAATAAGTCGCTCCAGGAATGGTTTGTATCAAACGTTGAAAAgttattatcaaaaaaatcaaatcaaACTCAAGAAGTCAATGTTTCATCACCTTCCCTGAAATTAATTCGTAATAAGGAACCATCGAGTACCTATCAACCAAATTTTGGTAAAATTATTTCCAGAATTCCTActctttttgaattgaaGCAGAATTTAATCCGTTTACATGAGTATCGAGTAAGAGGGGAAAGCTACAATACTCTTTTGTTTCAGAGAGCAAAGCAAGTCGACGGAATTTCAGAAGATCAGTTGCGAAAATTAGGTTATTTTACTAAATTAGTAAAGAACAATGAGGGTATTCGGGAAAACGCAAAAATAATCGACAAGATAATTGAGTTTACCTTAATGAAATTGATGCACTCCAATGAAGGCGACAGAGTATTCATAGAACAGATAGAGAAAATATGTAGAGAACATGGCTATGAGATAAAAGATGACCAACTGGTCCAATTGAATCAGGACTCCGTATTTCCAATAGTGTTGTCTCGAGGAAGCCAAAATACGGTACATGAAGCATTAGCACACTTATGTCGGGATTTCAGTCCCTACTATAGCAAGGAAAGATATCCTTTACAGGAGTTCATAATTGATAGAATTAGACATCATGTCGTCAGACCTGAGGCTATGAACgaaaaaattcttatcGTGATTCCTGGGGCTGGCGTAGGTGGACTATCTCACTGTCTCGCTAGCAATTTCCCCCACATACAGGTCGATTCCATTGAATTATCAGCTTTGATGTACATATGTAACCTATTTGCCCTCGAATGTAAGAATGATGTTAAAATACGCCCTTTCATACAACAATATTCAGGCCAGACAGTGCTTGATAACCAGCTGAGAAGTTTAACGGCAGACCTGAGCAAACTTCGTCAATGCAGTAATTTGGATTCATTATGGGGGGACTTTACACGATATTCTCCTGATGCGAAAGACTATGATAAGATTATTATTTGTAGTGCATACTTTATAGATACTGCAGAGAAtgtttttgattatttAACGAGTATTGAAGCGTTAAGAAAGTATTGTAAGGAACTGCATTGGATCAATGTGGGGCCTTTGAAATATGGTACCAAACCTCTGGTCCAATTTACCGGTGATGAATTGTACCGATTGCGTAAAATTCGTGGGTGGAGGGATCTTTTTGAGTCATATGAGGTGGATTATTCTGAAGGATTGAATGGCTATTTAACCGATTACGAGTCTATGTATCAAGGGTATTATGGCTTACTTAAATTCCACACTGTTTTTGAGGGTTTGGAATAA
- the MGL2 gene encoding putative carboxylic ester hydrolase (similar to Saccharomyces cerevisiae YMR210W), translating to MRLKELLPNFLIVHQETPEDPIVFKPADKREDDNKITIPELISAKVPELADGATDTLYGLLVNGHLQTAYGSFRHFDNIDKVQYKRLIIKYPHGGEGTVDFAVHDKGNKRRKVEKEYMPTNQPVFDGDLRRRYSYYSPDDPKLKSDDAKPMLIILHGLTGGSRESYVRAIVHEITTKYDFEACVFNARGCCYSAITTPLLYNGGWTNDIRYCVNDLRKRFPNRKFYMMGFSLGASIMTNYLGEESDRTKIECAISVSNPFDLYNSAYFINSTPMGSRFYSPALGHNLLRMVRNHLSVLEENPNFKTTIEQNLKKIRTVKQFDNLLTGPMFGYKNAEEYYKNASSYKRIPGIRTPFIALHAQDDPIVGGDLPINRIKSNPYTLLLETSTGGHVGWFKDRSGKRWYAEPLCRLLKVFHDEITLKGLKPDLDGVKLPNPNCERIATTFPTK from the coding sequence ATGCGTCTAAAAGAATTATTGCCCAATTTTTTGATCGTTCATCAGGAAACCCCTGAGGATCCTATTGTATTCAAGCCCGCTGATAAACGAGAGGATGACAATAAGATTACTATCCCTGAACTAATAAGCGCTAAAGTTCCGGAGCTGGCTGACGGTGCTACTGATACCTTATATGGTTTACTGGTCAACGGCCATTTACAGACCGCATATGGCTCATTTAGGCACTTTGACAATATAGATAAAGTCCAATATAAAAGATTGATAATCAAATACCCACATGGAGGCGAAGGAACTGTAGATTTTGCCGTACACGATAAAGgtaacaaaagaagaaaagtggagaaagaatatatgcCCACAAATCAACCGGTTTTTGACGGAGACTTGAGACGTAGATACTCGTACTATTCCCCTGATGATCCTAAACTGAAATCAGACGATGCAAAGCCCATGCTTATTATTCTTCATGGATTGACAGGAGGGTCCAGGGAAAGCTATGTAAGAGCAATTGTTCACGAAATCACCACGAAGTATGACTTCGAAGCATGTGTGTTTAACGCAAGAGGATGCTGTTACTCTGCAATCACAACACCTCTATTATACAACGGCGGTTGGACTAACGATATAAGATACTGTGTTAATGACTTGAGGAAAAGATTTCCGAATAGAAAGTTCTATATGATGGGGTTTTCGTTGGGCGCATCAATAATGACGAATTATTTGGGAGAAGAGTCCGATCGTACAAAGATTGAATGCGCTATTTCCGTGAGTAATCCTTTTGACTTATACAACTCGGCCTATTTTATTAACAGTACGCCAATGGGGTCACGGTTTTACTCACCGGCATTGGGTCACAATTTGCTGCGTATGGTTCGAAACCATCTTTCTGTCTTGGAAGAAAACCCCAATTTTAAAACTACTATCGAgcaaaatttgaaaaagattcGGACAGTAAAAcaatttgataatttgtTGACAGGGCCAATGTTTGGATATAAGAATGCGGAGGAGTATTATAAGAATGCTTCATCATATAAGAGAATACCTGGGATCAGAACTCCCTTTATAGCTCTGCACGCTCAGGACGACCCAATTGTCGGAGGTGATCTTCCCATAAACCGAATAAAATCCAATCCATACACTTTGCTTCTCGAAACTTCAACCGGAGGACATGTTGGATGGTTTAAAGATAGGTCCGGCAAAAGGTGGTACGCAGAGCCGCTGTGCAGATTATTGAAGGTATTCCACGACGAAATTACATTAAAAGGCTTAAAACCTGACTTAGACGGTGTGAAACTCCCAAATCCCAACTGTGAGCGTATAGCAACAACCTTTCCCACGAAGTAG
- the DML1 gene encoding Dml1p (similar to Saccharomyces cerevisiae DML1 (YMR211W); ancestral locus Anc_8.724), whose product MHEVVTISVSQRANHLTTQFFNIQEGYLQLSKEQQINDSKIFLNPTIDKVSKTISFAPRALLWDARTGNGSLGTYQYSDTQDYHFGNEDKLEAQTVIKTHPVIPKSDYQSALDAGVPLPSLNKKNTNYWSDYSKLIYSPSSFNTLKDWYHDVANPNQPDFQNLGERRFDRYSTGYDEFTENYLQDFFDGNLHTELEKCDTLQGLNIVTDVESGWGGVSSALLLELRNELPKKTFFSWGHNEDDPFTGDFPLKRLNKKWVQIISNKLRSTINIMQESDLYFPLYAPSGLTNWEIAGKNCRILDSINATISQSDLEQRKTMDYLTTAITLGDSSRNMVTEMVIGNNDYSFCSRIIPFKNSHTHNNAHVFSRSIVARGNEKCRNHPNFDCRSKVVEMYTHKYFPSDTIPTEFSDDREFSLELNSSEKCRDIFKHWYEFVVRYFKNDNDREELKNQLCDYASAYESGWYEDDDSCDDDM is encoded by the coding sequence ATGCATGAAGTAGTGACAATATCAGTTTCCCAAAGAGCTAATCATTTAACCactcaatttttcaatatacAGGAGGGCTATTTGCAACTGTCCAAGGAACAGCAAATTAATGACtctaaaatttttctgAACCCGACTATAGACAAAGTTTCGAAAACAATATCATTTGCACCACGTGCATTACTTTGGGATGCACGTACAGGTAATGGTTCACTAGGAACATATCAATACTCAGATACCCAAGATTATCATTTTGGCAATGAGGATAAGTTAGAGGCTCAGACAGTTATAAAGACTCACCCAGTCATACCCAAATCGGATTACCAGAGTGCTTTAGATGCAGGAGTACCGCTACCCagtttgaacaaaaaaaatacgaaCTATTGGTCTGATTACTCGAAGCTGATATATAGTCCCTCAAGTTTCAATACACTGAAGGATTGGTACCATGACGTTGCGAATCCTAATCAACCTGACTTTCAGAACTTAGGAGAGCGAAGGTTTGACAGATATTCTACTGGTTATGACGAATTTACCGAAAATTACTTGCAAGACTTTTTTGATGGAAATTTACACACagaattggaaaagtgTGACACCTTACAAGGGCTAAATATTGTCACTGATGTAGAGAGTGGATGGGGTGGGGTTTCTAGTGCTTTACTATTGGAATTGAGAAATGAATTGCCAAAAaagacatttttttcatgggGGCACAATGAGGACGATCCATTCACAGGTgattttcctttgaaaagaCTAAATAAGAAATGGGTTCAAATCATTTCGAACAAATTAAGAAGTACAATAAATATTATGCAAGAGTCTGATCTTTATTTCCCATTGTACGCCCCTTCTGGGCTAACTAATTGGGAGATTGCTGGTAAGAACTGCAGAATTTTGGATTCTATAAACGCAACAATTTCTCAAAGTGACcttgaacaaagaaagacaATGGATTATTTAACCACTGCCATCACCTTAGGGGATTCGTCAAGGAATATGGTAACTGAAATGGTTATCGGAAATAACGATTACTCATTCTGTTCTCGAATAATCCCCTTCAAGAATAGCCATACACATAACAATGCCCATGTTTTCTCAAGAAGTATTGTTGCCAGAGGTAATGAAAAGTGTCGAAATCATCCAAACTTCGATTGTCGGAGCAAAGTGGTTGAAATGTATACACATAAGTATTTCCCATCTGATACAATACCGACTGAATTTTCCGATGATCGTGAATTTTCCCTGGAATTAAATTCTTCTGAAAAATGTCGAGATATATTTAAGCATTGGTATGAATTTGTAGTAAGatacttcaaaaatgataatgacaGAGAAGAGTTAAAGAACCAACTTTGCGATTACGCCTCAGCGTACGAATCTGGGTGGTACGAGGACGATGATTCATGTGACGATGATATGTGA
- the EFR3 gene encoding Efr3p (similar to Saccharomyces cerevisiae EFR3 (YMR212C); ancestral locus Anc_8.727) — protein MQLSMRMMFTPKHQKLVNQCYPTGRTTDKKPKSSETSYLLYYVNSRRSKLEKVSTYLIKRSTSDLNHRRIGNIAVTLDLMNRIVLHCKENLNVFVKDFLYIMNKVLSNNNFNNDVSLVELVELAFSSICLNLDDVLCNGDMEFVQLYQSFVDLFFKIVTERIHNDDLLLKCCIDISNTNSVSSNPQLNHFVSKSVAYTISKFQERNPKFKTLSLEPAVDSNLGKRLSRTQTRTIGLDKAVEGNDDLSVRALQSYFNTTETDKLNLSIRTLLRCLQNTPNKELLEFICNGIPVQLRYIVILLLVRQLSDKDKNMNPVVSLKLMSSLLVSDVSIVGLSVLDIMRKLLNFQLKNAVDKEIVEQSCITMTDLNHKTYYAEQTSDMLYELLLKLKSDTVKDMEKNAVVEDIDSLVERMTQPSISLELFIDLAHYLKNHIICLFTIVETEIPSGFLFSKLYSLLRELDSHAVQKEMMEEVFDKYGKVALLSGLHYFLENVSEPDYIYYLYHLQAANFLKLNDYKSQTEYKMQTKTLFTKEDLLSYYSDTGSNKYSKRGAQILLSRDNQISTSDLLSDSQARATSLDYRTAPNATLSNGKAISNNSNSALKQSRFDNSIDDNIDDINDTVISDANAKGSIYRFVAEDARSWKTMRATAPRVSDLKKTINEKNNRNNMKRDGSIRGSQSVKSRVTNITFLLNELKTFSEDTNKINDPDEENIVGLDKIDVARSNSLRLAPISSLSDRSSTGNRRSLLQKKSVSENQDDDFKDANEDLRSLSSRGKIFSST, from the coding sequence ATGCAATTATCTATGCGGATGATGTTCACACCAAAACATCAGAAACTGGTCAATCAATGTTATCCTACGGGGAGAACCACTGATAAGAAGCCCAAATCTTCGGAGACTTCATACTTGCTATATTATGTCAACTCGAGACGTAGCAAACTGGAAAAAGTCAGCACGTACCTGATCAAACGTTCCACTTCTGACTTGAATCATCGTCGCATAGGAAATATTGCAGTTACATTAGACTTAATGAACAGAATTGTGTTGCATTGTAAGGAGAATTTGAATGTTTTTgtcaaagattttttgtACATTATGAACAAAGTTCTTTCGAATAACAATTTTAATAATGACGTGTCTCTCGTGGAATTGGTAGAGCTGGCATTTAGTAGCATATGTCTGAACTTGGACGATGTTTTGTGTAATGGTGATATGGAATTCGTTCAGTTATATCAAAGCTTTgttgatctttttttcaaaatagtCACTGAAAGAATTCATAATGATGATCTGCTTCTGAAATGTTGTATTGATATATCAAACACGAACAGTGTGTCAAGTAACCCTCAACTTAACCATTTTGTTTCCAAATCTGTTGCGTATActatttcaaagtttcaAGAGAGGAATCCCAAGTTCAAAACCTTGTCATTGGAACCAGCCGTGGACAGTAATTTAGGAAAAAGACTAAGTCGAACACAAACTCGTACGATTGGTTTAGATAAAGCCGTTGAAGGTAATGATGATCTTTCTGTAAGAGCATTACAATCCTATTTCAACACAACTGAAACAGATAAATTAAATTTATCCATTCGTACTTTGTTACGCTGTTTACAAAATACACCGAATAAAGAACTGCTAGAGTTTATATGCAATGGTATACCTGTCCAGCTACGATATATTGTTATTCTCCTTTTGGTTAGACAGCTAAGCGacaaagataaaaatatgaaTCCAGTTGTTTCTTTGAAGTTGATGTCATCATTGCTTGTCTCCGATGTCAGTATAGTAGGCCTAAGTGTCCTTGATATAATGAGAAAGCTTTTAAATTTCCAATTGAAGAATGCAGTTGATAAAGAAATCGTGGAACAATCATGCATTACTATGACAGATCTCAATCATAAAACCTATTACGCTGAACAGACTTCAGATATGTTATATGAACTACTGTTAAAACTGAAAAGTGACACTGTCAAAGACATGGAAAAGAATGCAGTCGTGGAAGATATTGATTCTCTCGTTGAACGTATGACACAGCCAAGTATTAGTTTAGAGTTGTTCATCGACTTAGCCCATTACCTGAAAAACCATATCATATGTTTGTTTACTATTGTTGAAACTGAGATTCCGAGTGGTTTCCTCTTTTCTAAACTGTACTCATTATTACGTGAACTGGATTCACATGCTgtacaaaaagaaatgatggAAGAGGTATTTGATAAGTATGGGAAAGTGGCACTATTGTCTGGTTTGCATTACTTTCTTGAGAACGTTTCTGAACCCGACTACATCTATTACTTGTATCATTTACAAGCAGCCAACTTCCTAAAACTAAATGACTACAAATCACAAACTGAGTACAAAATGCAAACTAAAACCTTGTTCACCAAGGAAGATTTGTTGTCCTACTATTCTGACACCGGATCAAATAAATACAGCAAGAGGGGTGCACAGATTCTATTGTCTCGTGACAACCAGATTTCTACCTCTGATCTGCTGTCGGACTCTCAAGCTCGCGCTACATCTCTGGATTACAGGACTGCTCCTAATGCGACTCTTTCAAATGGCAAAGCAATTTCTAACAATAGTAATTCTGCGCTAAAACAAAGTAGATTCGATAATAGCATAGACGATAATATAGACGACATCAACGATACTGTTATTTCTGATGCTAATGCAAAGGGTAGTATCTATAGATTTGTTGCTGAAGACGCAAGATCATGGAAAACAATGAGAGCCACTGCACCCAGAGTTagtgatttgaaaaaaactataaatgaaaagaataatcgAAATAATATGAAAAGAGATGGTTCTATCCGCGGTTCTCAATCAGTAAAATCTCGTGTCACTAATATCACATTCTTGTTAAATGAATTAAAGACTTTCTCAGAGGACACAAACAAGATCAATGATCCTGATGAAGAGAATATTGTTGGCTTAGATAAAATCGATGTTGCGAGGTCAAATTCTCTGCGGCTCGCACCAATATCTAGTCTTTCCGATCGTAGCAGCACTGGAAATAGAAGATCAttattacaaaaaaaatcggTTAGTGAGAATCAAGACGATGACTTTAAAGATGCAAATGAAGATTTACGTTCTTTAAGTTCAAGAGGTAAAATATTTTCCTCAACATGa
- the CEF1 gene encoding Cef1p (similar to Saccharomyces cerevisiae CEF1 (YMR213W); ancestral locus Anc_8.728) — MAPIPIYVKGGVWTNVEDQILKAAVQKYGTHQWSKVASLLQKKTARQSELRWNEYLNPHLNFTEFSKQDDAKLLDLARELPNQWRSIADMMDRPAQVCIERYHKLLEGEEGGENLLDTASTDLKVGDINPNAETQSTRPDNGDLEDEEKEMLAEARARLLNTQGKKATRKIRERMLEESKRIAELQKRRELKQAGINVAIKKPKRKYGTDIDYNEDVVYEQAPMPGIYDTSTEDREIKKKFEQFERKVNRKGLDSDEGKQSKKSRERKRKHDDKGVFETAALNESNVLTDEYKKPKLVLSAPGTKQGRTTYKNELESKKQKLIQAQETGAVLTPKVLLPYEPAQDDNEHDNVKSEKQAQSRTRKFLLQMFASLPTPRNDFEIVMSEDEGEEDAEIAAYQKEMENDRLMNEEDKVIKPMSQENTPIVTLIAIAPPCTTLPIPEFITHPQSAIDDKYNLLVANAINKEPHMEPQAIVDSLKQVESRMLNIAQKEAPATVQLKLSMPPSDVILESIQSKVESIEQLQSRLQHVQPQEQQNNELCATLCHHDLPALIEGQHEYYTGYYAYQQELRALEHQRKRLQDILNSPTI, encoded by the coding sequence ATGGCTCCGATACCAATATATGTGAAAGGGGGTGTATGGACGAATGTGGAAGACCAGATCCTTAAGGCAGCTGTGCAAAAATATGGAACCCATCAGTGGAGTAAAGTAGCATCCCTTTTGCAGAAGAAGACTGCCAGGCAGAGTGAATTAAGATGGAATGAATATTTAAATCCACATTTGAACTTTACAGAGTTTTCCAAGCAAGACGACGCCAAGCTTTTGGATCTCGCAAGAGAGCTACCTAATCAATGGAGAAGCATTGCTGATATGATGGACAGGCCTGCACAGGTCTGCATCGAAAGATATCATAAGCTCTTAGAAGGTGAAGAGGGCGGTGAAAACTTATTAGACACTGCATCTACGGACCTGAAAGTCGGAGACATTAATCCTAACGCAGAAACTCAAAGTACACGCCCAGATAATGGTGATTTGGAAGAcgaggaaaaggaaatgcTTGCTGAGGCCAGGGCTCGCCTACTAAATACCCAAGGTAAGAAGGCCACGAGAAAGATTAGAGAGCGCATGCTTGAAGAATCAAAACGCATTGCTGAGCTACAAAAAAGACGAGAACTGAAACAGGCTGGAATAAATGTCGCCATTAAGAAACCAAAGAGAAAGTATGGCACCGACATCGATTACAATGAAGATGTAGTATATGAGCAAGCTCCCATGCCCGGTATATATGACACCTCAACGGAAGACCGCgagataaagaagaaatttgaGCAGTTTGAGAGAAAAGTCAACAGAAAAGGTCTAGATAGTGATGAAGGCAAGCAAAGTAAAAAATCTagagaaaggaaaagaaaacacgATGACAAGGGGGTTTTCGAGACAGCAGCACTAAATGAATCTAATGTCTTGACTGATGAATATAAAAAACCCAAACTTGTACTATCTGCCCCGGGAACGAAACAGGGGAggacaacatataaaaatgagctagaaagcaaaaagcAAAAACTTATCCAGGCACAAGAAACGGGTGCTGTGTTGACGCCAAAGGTACTACTTCCCTACGAACCGGCACAAGATGACAATGAACATGATAACGTAAAGAGTGAAAAGCAGGCGCAATCACGCACACGAAAGTTTTTATTGCAAATGTTTGCATCTTTGCCCACTCCAAGGAACGATTTTGAGATTGTAATGAGTGAAGACGAGGGAGAGGAAGATGCAGAAATCGCCGCAtaccaaaaagaaatggaaaatgaCAGGCTAATGAATGAGGAAGATAAAGTCATAAAACCCATGTCCCAAGAAAATACACCGATTGTGACGTTGATAGCCATAGCTCCACCATGCACGACACTACCTATACCAGAGTTCATAACCCACCCGCAGTCGGCAATCGACGATAAATACAATTTACTAGTCGCTAATGCCATAAATAAGGAACCTCACATGGAACCACAAGCCATTGTCGATTCCTTAAAGCAAGTGGAATCGCGCATGCTGAATATAGCTCAAAAGGAAGCGCCTGCGACAGTGCAGCTTAAACTATCAATGCCTCCAAGCGACGTCATTCTGGAATCAATTCAGTCAAAAGTAGAGTCAATTGAACAGTTACAGAGTAGGTTGCAACATGTGCAGCCACAGGAACAACAGAATAACGAGTTGTGCGCAACGCTTTGCCATCACGATCTGCCCGCTTTAATTGAGGGGCAACATGAGTACTACACCGGCTATTACGCCTACCAGCAGGAGTTGCGAGCGCTCGAGCATCAGAGAAAACGCCTTCAGGACATCCTGAATTCTCCTACCATATAG